The nucleotide window GGCTCAGCTCAGAGCTTCTTCAAGCAACTTCAGCCCGAGCTCGAGGTACTCCTTGGCCTTCTCCTCGCTCTTGGCCTCGCTGAAGACCCTTATTATCGGCTCGGTCCCGCTTGCCCTGACGAGGACCCAGCCGTCGGGGAAGAGTATCTTCGTTCCATCGGTCGTGTCTATCTCGTAGCCCCTTGCCCTTGCAAGCTCCGCTACTTTTTCAACTATCGCCTTCCTGTCGCCCTCCACGTGCCTCTTCGTCTTGAACTGGTAGTACTTCGGCAGTTCATCAATCAGCTCGCTGAACTTCTTTCCGCTCTTCGCGAAAATCTCGACCATCTTTGCCACGGTCATTGCCCCGTCCCTTCCAAGGACGAAGTCCGGGAAGATAACGCCACCGTTCTCCTCGCCACCGATGGTTCCGTTGTGCTCGAGCAAAGCCCTCGCGACGATGAGGTCGCCGACTTTGGTTCTCATGACCTTCGCGTTGTTCCTCTTCGCGATGTCATCAAGCAGATTCGAGGTCGCAATGGTAGTAACGAGCAGTCCACCGCCGTTTTCCCTGAGAACCGCGTCGGCAACGAGGGCGAAGGTCTTGTCGCCCTGGATGAAGCGCCCGTTCTCGTCTATGAAGACGGCCCTGTCAGCGTCGCCGTCCTGGGCAACTCCGAAGTCGGCACCGAGGGCCTTCACAATCTTCATGAAGTCCTTAAGGTTCTCCTCGTTAGGCTCCGGGTTTCTGGCCGGGAAGTGACCGTCCGGGTGGGCGTTAACGCTCACAACTTTACAGCCGAGCTCGCGCAGGAGATACGGGAGTGTTAAGCTTCCGGCGCCGTTGGAAGTGTCAACGACGACAAACGGTTTTCTCTTCCTGATTGCCTCAACGTCCACCCTGCTCTTTATCGCCTCGATGTAGGGCTTGATGATGTTCTCCTCGCGAACCTCGCCGATTTCGTCCCACTTCGCCCTGTCGAAGTCCTCCTTAAAGAAGACCTCCTCAACGACCGCTTCGCGCTCCTTCTTGAGGCCCATTCCGTTCGGTTCGAGGAGCTTTATGCCGTTGTACTCCGGTGGATTGTGGGAAGCGGTTATAACCGCCCCGCCGTCGGCCTTGAAGTGGTTGGTGGCCCACTGTATTGCAGGGGTGGGTGCTATTCCCACGTCGATGACGTCACAGCCAACGCTGAGGAGTCCGCTGATGAGGGCGTTCTTCAGCATCTCACCGCTCACCCTCGTGTCCCTGCCGACGACGACCAGCGGTTTCTCCCTTCCCTCGCGCTTGAGCATCGTCCCGAAGGCCATACCCATCTTGAGCGCGAACTCGGGCGTTATCTTCTCGTTAGCTATCCCGCGGACGCCGAAGGTTCCGAACAGCTTTCCCATGTCCATCACCTCACGTTAGGGAGCTTGCGAACTTGATTATCACGGAAACGAAGATGTAGAGCCCGTAAACGAAGGCACCTGCCTGAACGAGGCTGACCAATATCTTCAGGGGCTTGAGCTTTCCGGAGAGCAACGGGACCGGAAGTCCGATAAGGATTGCCCCGAACAGGTAGAGCACCGCGCTCTTTATCGCGCCGTAGTCAATCGGTATGCTCACGTTGGGGTAGCTGAAGGTCACCTGCTGACCATTGACCATGAAGGTGAAGTTGGCGTTCTTGAGGCCGACGACGATGACGTAGGACATTATGAGGACGAAGAGCAGTGTCGGGAGCAGGCTGAGGGAAAGGGAGGAAACGGAGGAGCTGAAACGCTCCCAGGAGTCCGAACAGTTCTTGTCACCCA belongs to Thermococcus sp. AM4 and includes:
- the glmM gene encoding phosphoglucosamine mutase, with amino-acid sequence MGKLFGTFGVRGIANEKITPEFALKMGMAFGTMLKREGREKPLVVVGRDTRVSGEMLKNALISGLLSVGCDVIDVGIAPTPAIQWATNHFKADGGAVITASHNPPEYNGIKLLEPNGMGLKKEREAVVEEVFFKEDFDRAKWDEIGEVREENIIKPYIEAIKSRVDVEAIRKRKPFVVVDTSNGAGSLTLPYLLRELGCKVVSVNAHPDGHFPARNPEPNEENLKDFMKIVKALGADFGVAQDGDADRAVFIDENGRFIQGDKTFALVADAVLRENGGGLLVTTIATSNLLDDIAKRNNAKVMRTKVGDLIVARALLEHNGTIGGEENGGVIFPDFVLGRDGAMTVAKMVEIFAKSGKKFSELIDELPKYYQFKTKRHVEGDRKAIVEKVAELARARGYEIDTTDGTKILFPDGWVLVRASGTEPIIRVFSEAKSEEKAKEYLELGLKLLEEALS